Below is a window of Gossypium hirsutum isolate 1008001.06 chromosome A12, Gossypium_hirsutum_v2.1, whole genome shotgun sequence DNA.
aatcaatacaaATCTGAAATACAGAAAAAAAGAAGGGATTATCTTCACTTGTTGAAATATTTCCCTATACTGCACTGTTTGATTTAATCATGGTTGGGTTTATCTACAATCTCCGACTGATCAATCCATAAACGGTGACAAGAGCAACGATCAGGGAATGATCCATATAGGGTTCCACCTCCAAAGCTAATACATCCTCTCCTAACACCACCCCACTTGATACCTGCTTTTGCATCACCTGCATTTCATTTACCATTCACAATCCTTAAATCgtttttattgaatattttttcTGTGAAAATAAATAGCTTTCGTTGTTGGTGCTTACCTCTGCTACAATATCTCCAGTTATGTTGAGTATCTTAAACCCTTGGTTCTTGCGACCCAACCTCACTACCCAGTACGTGTTTAACCCCACAGTAACCTGACAGGCTATTTCTCTCCGGACAATACTGTAGCACTTCTTAACTGTAAAGCATGGCTGTTCCTTGTTTGTGCCCGCTCTATACCCGTTCCAACATCCAAAGATTTGAAGCTTctgcaatattattattttcatttaataaaaacaaGAGCAATACAGTAAATTGAAATCTCAAGTTTCTTTATATGCAGTAGTACCTTGCTTAGTATAGAAAATAGGATATTGCCTTGCAGGTCCATGAGTTGAACCTCACAGCCACCTTTGCTGTCGTAGTTTTCGACACGATATACGATGTCACCTTTGGAATCGAAAACGGTGCAACCATTGGTGTGGCATACCAGTGATTTCATCCAAACGGTGAATGTTTGTCTTCCAGCTGGAGATGGATCTGAAACGGATGCTCGAGGATGAACCTTATTAGCCATCAATGGAGAAGAAACTTAAATTTGATGTAAAACTTTAAAGATGATATATTGAGAGAAACACCAGCCAGAGGTTATATATATACTCCATCCAACTTGTAAGTTTGGGATAATATCAATTTTTGCcccatttaaatttatttttaactctgaactttaaaattataaaaatttgataatgtgatacttttataatgtcatcacttgaaaatttaaaaatatatagatataattTTAGTTAATGATGTGGTACAAGTTTAAAGTATTAAATATAATGTTCTAATAATCTGACCAGTAGTTAAACATGTCAGGCCATTGGTTCTCGATTCAACTACTAGACcaacaacaaataaataaaattcataattttttttaaaaattaataattttattaaaccagtTCAACTATTGatttttgtccaatttttttaatcaattttgtttgaattaataTACCAATCGATTCTTGATTCATTCGGTTCAACTGACTAATCCAATCATGTTCCAAAAACATTA
It encodes the following:
- the LOC107894938 gene encoding protein LURP-one-related 4, coding for MANKVHPRASVSDPSPAGRQTFTVWMKSLVCHTNGCTVFDSKGDIVYRVENYDSKGGCEVQLMDLQGNILFSILSKKLQIFGCWNGYRAGTNKEQPCFTVKKCYSIVRREIACQVTVGLNTYWVVRLGRKNQGFKILNITGDIVAEVMQKQVSSGVVLGEDVLALEVEPYMDHSLIVALVTVYGLISRRL